One genomic segment of Sphaerodactylus townsendi isolate TG3544 linkage group LG07, MPM_Stown_v2.3, whole genome shotgun sequence includes these proteins:
- the SPIN1 gene encoding spindlin-1 isoform X2: MMKKRASHKKHRNNMGPSKPISQPRRNIVGCRIQHGWKEGSGPVTQWKGTVLDQVPVNPSLYLIKYDGFDCVYGLELHKDERVSALEVLPDRVASSRISDAHLADTMIGKAVEHMFETEDGSKDEWRGMVLARAPIMNTWFYITYEKDPVLYMYQLLDDYKEGDLRIMPDSNDSPPAEREPGEVVDSLVGKQVEYAKEDGSKRTGMVIHQVEAKPSVYFIKFDDDFHIYVYDLVKTS, translated from the exons atgatgaagaAAAGAGCCTCCCACAA gaagcatcgaaacaacatGGGACCAAGCAAACccatttctcaacccagaagGAATATTGTAGGCTGCAGAATACAACATGGATGGAAAGAAGGGAGTGGACCTGTGACACAGTGGAAAGGCACAGTTCTAGATCAGGTTCCTGTAAATCCCTCCCTCTACCTTATTAAATATGATGGATTTGATTGTGTCTATGGACTGGAGCTGCACAAAGATGAGAGAGTTTCAGCACTTGAAGTTCTTCCAGACAGAGTTG CTTCATCTCGAATCAGTGATGCCCACTTGGCAGACACAATGATTGGAAAAGCAGTGGAACATATGTTTGAGACAGAAGATGGCTCAAAAGATGAATGGAGGGGAATGGTGTTGGCTCGAGCACCTATAATGAACACATGGTTTTATATTACCTATGAAAAGGATCCTGTCTTGTACATGTACCAGCTTTTAGACGATTATAAAGAAGGAGACCTCCGCATTATGCCTGATTCCA ATGATTCACCTCCAGCAGAACGGGAACCAGGTGAAGTTGTGGACAGCCTAGTGGGGAAACAAGTGGAATATGCCAAAGAAGATGGCTCAAAAAGGACTGGCATGGTCATTCATCAAGTTGAAGCCAAACCCTCTGTCTATTTCATCAAATTTGATGATGATTTCCATATTTATGTCTATGATTTGGTGAAGACATCTTAG
- the SPIN1 gene encoding spindlin-1 isoform X1, which produces MKTPFGKAPGQRSRADAGHAGVSASMMKKRASHKKHRNNMGPSKPISQPRRNIVGCRIQHGWKEGSGPVTQWKGTVLDQVPVNPSLYLIKYDGFDCVYGLELHKDERVSALEVLPDRVASSRISDAHLADTMIGKAVEHMFETEDGSKDEWRGMVLARAPIMNTWFYITYEKDPVLYMYQLLDDYKEGDLRIMPDSNDSPPAEREPGEVVDSLVGKQVEYAKEDGSKRTGMVIHQVEAKPSVYFIKFDDDFHIYVYDLVKTS; this is translated from the exons ATGAAGACCCCATTTGGAAAGGCGCCAGGTCAGCGATCCAGAGCTGATGCAG GGCATGCAGGTGTAtctgccagcatgatgaagaAAAGAGCCTCCCACAA gaagcatcgaaacaacatGGGACCAAGCAAACccatttctcaacccagaagGAATATTGTAGGCTGCAGAATACAACATGGATGGAAAGAAGGGAGTGGACCTGTGACACAGTGGAAAGGCACAGTTCTAGATCAGGTTCCTGTAAATCCCTCCCTCTACCTTATTAAATATGATGGATTTGATTGTGTCTATGGACTGGAGCTGCACAAAGATGAGAGAGTTTCAGCACTTGAAGTTCTTCCAGACAGAGTTG CTTCATCTCGAATCAGTGATGCCCACTTGGCAGACACAATGATTGGAAAAGCAGTGGAACATATGTTTGAGACAGAAGATGGCTCAAAAGATGAATGGAGGGGAATGGTGTTGGCTCGAGCACCTATAATGAACACATGGTTTTATATTACCTATGAAAAGGATCCTGTCTTGTACATGTACCAGCTTTTAGACGATTATAAAGAAGGAGACCTCCGCATTATGCCTGATTCCA ATGATTCACCTCCAGCAGAACGGGAACCAGGTGAAGTTGTGGACAGCCTAGTGGGGAAACAAGTGGAATATGCCAAAGAAGATGGCTCAAAAAGGACTGGCATGGTCATTCATCAAGTTGAAGCCAAACCCTCTGTCTATTTCATCAAATTTGATGATGATTTCCATATTTATGTCTATGATTTGGTGAAGACATCTTAG
- the LOC125436992 gene encoding uncharacterized protein LOC125436992: MLERGVGGGGRVSNRYSDQFPATKLLPGESRRAHLGQAVRGRGGGLKVVQSAEQEGRARRRAGLAGPLLATTINGTSAAKNRPSVEKRRARLLLSIESPGRTDLRSGSVWPVQPLLPNSFSFPDFRTKIVQRKDCSIQPQQGQYERVTTFPQSKGGRGTSNTSCLLKRDEYVLGWQRSCGRAGTTESPTACYTSPEIVLLVRIYTGMSDWQILLQLAEVPPGIRKQLATYL, from the exons ATGCTGGAGAGAGGGGTGGGCGGTGGGGGAAGAGTCAGCAACAGGTACTCAGATCAGTTCCCAGCTACAAAACTTCTCCCTGGAGAGAGTCGCCGCGCTCACCTCGGCCAGGCGGtgcgggggaggggtggggggctcaaGGTTGTTCAATCCGCTGAGCAGGAGGGAAGGGCCCGGAGGCGGGCGGGGTTGGCAGGGCCTTTGTTGGCGACAACTATAAATGGAACGAGCGCCGCTAAAAATAGGCCGTCGGTGGAAAAGCGCCGGGCAAGGCTCCTCCTCTCGATCGAGAGTCCCGGACGGACGGACTTGCGCAGCGGGTCTGTTTGGCCCGTGCAACCCCTGCTGCCAAACTCATTTTCTTTCCCCGACTTTAGAACAAAG ATTGTGCAGAGGAAGGACTGTTCTATACAACCTCAACAAGGACAATATGAACGAGTTACCACCTTTCCCCAATCTAAAGGAGGCAGAGGAACTTCAAATACATCATGTTTGCTGAAGAGAGATGAATATGTCcttgggtggcagaggagctgtgGACGGGCAGGGACAACGGAGTCCCCCACAG CCTGCTATACCTCCCCTGAAATTGTACTACTAGTGAGAATTTATACTGGAATGAGCGATTGGCAAATATTGCTTCAACTAGCAGAAGTGCCACCTGGAATCAGAAAACAGCTAGCGACATACCTGTAA